A region of Lichenibacterium dinghuense DNA encodes the following proteins:
- a CDS encoding cation:proton antiporter has product MPSIYDLAALLLVVSAAFGWLNHRYSPLPHTMGLLLAGLLASLALIAVDLVIPDRRLFDPLTDALLQIDFHDVVMNGMLGFLLFAGALHIDLDLLRQRALPVVALACLGTAISTAVVGAGFWASAALVGHPIGIYWCMAFGALISPTDPVAVMSALKAVKVPQALEAQLQGESLFNDGVGIVLFTVMLRFAAGDDGHGTTPLGIVELLLAEAGGGLLLGTVTGYLAYRAMRAIDDFAIEVLISLALVMGTYALAGRLHASGPLSVVAAGLLIADRGPRYAMTERTQTYLFGLWTLIDEVLNSLLFLLIGLEVLVLRHERPAVSLAVLAVPLVLLGRLAAVAGSPLLFGWRGAVSAANVPFLTWAGVRGGISVALALSMPDDPAKPTLLAATYAVVLFSVVMQGGTLGPVVRRTVTAG; this is encoded by the coding sequence GTGCCGTCGATCTACGATCTCGCCGCCCTCCTGCTCGTGGTCTCGGCCGCCTTCGGATGGCTGAACCACCGCTACTCGCCCCTGCCCCACACGATGGGGCTCCTGCTCGCCGGCCTGCTCGCCTCGCTGGCCCTGATCGCCGTGGACCTCGTGATCCCTGACCGCCGGCTGTTCGATCCGCTCACGGACGCGCTGCTGCAGATCGACTTCCACGACGTCGTGATGAACGGGATGCTGGGCTTCCTGCTGTTCGCCGGCGCGCTGCATATCGACCTCGACCTCCTCCGGCAGCGGGCGCTGCCGGTCGTCGCGCTCGCCTGCCTCGGCACGGCCATCTCGACGGCGGTCGTCGGGGCGGGCTTCTGGGCCTCGGCGGCGCTGGTCGGCCACCCGATCGGGATCTACTGGTGCATGGCCTTCGGGGCGCTGATCAGCCCGACGGACCCGGTCGCGGTGATGAGCGCGCTGAAGGCCGTGAAGGTTCCGCAGGCTCTGGAGGCGCAGCTCCAGGGTGAGTCGCTGTTCAACGACGGCGTCGGCATCGTGCTCTTCACCGTGATGCTGCGCTTCGCCGCCGGCGACGACGGCCACGGCACCACGCCGCTCGGCATCGTGGAACTCCTGCTGGCCGAGGCCGGCGGCGGCCTGCTGCTCGGCACCGTCACGGGCTACCTCGCCTACCGGGCCATGCGGGCGATCGACGATTTCGCGATCGAGGTGCTGATCTCCCTCGCCCTGGTCATGGGAACCTACGCCCTGGCGGGCCGGCTGCACGCCAGCGGGCCGCTGTCCGTCGTGGCGGCCGGCCTGCTCATCGCCGACCGCGGGCCCCGCTACGCCATGACGGAGCGGACCCAGACCTACCTGTTCGGCCTGTGGACGCTGATCGACGAGGTCCTGAACTCGCTGCTGTTCCTGCTGATCGGCCTCGAAGTGCTGGTGCTGCGCCACGAGCGGCCGGCGGTGAGCCTCGCGGTTCTGGCGGTGCCGCTGGTGCTGCTGGGCCGCCTCGCCGCGGTGGCGGGCTCGCCGCTGCTCTTCGGGTGGCGCGGGGCCGTGTCGGCCGCCAACGTGCCCTTCCTCACCTGGGCCGGGGTGCGCGGCGGCATCTCGGTGGCGCTGGCCCTGTCGATGCCCGACGACCCCGCCAAGCCGACGCTGCTCGCCGCCACCTACGCGGTGGTGCTGTTCAGCGTCGTGATGCAGGGCGGCACGCTCGGCCCGGTCGTGCGCCGCACCGTCACGGCGGGGTGA
- the cobU gene encoding bifunctional adenosylcobinamide kinase/adenosylcobinamide-phosphate guanylyltransferase produces MAPRVSPPHTLVIGGARSGKSRHAEALALGTGLERVYLATATAWDDEMRERIALHREARAADGWRTVEEPLGLAEALSREAAPGRVVLVDCLTLWLTNVMLGAPPEAARAAVEAACAGLAAELPRLAGPAVFVSNEVGWGIVPDNRLARDFRDAQGRLNQRMAEACGRVVLVAAGLPLVLKGGVTPP; encoded by the coding sequence ATGGCTCCTCGGGTGAGCCCGCCCCACACGCTGGTGATCGGCGGCGCCCGCTCGGGCAAGAGCCGCCACGCCGAGGCGCTGGCGCTGGGCACCGGGCTGGAACGCGTCTATCTCGCGACCGCCACCGCGTGGGACGACGAGATGCGCGAGCGCATCGCGCTTCACCGCGAGGCCCGCGCCGCCGACGGCTGGCGCACCGTCGAGGAGCCGCTCGGGCTGGCGGAAGCCCTGTCCCGCGAGGCGGCGCCCGGCCGCGTGGTTCTGGTCGACTGCCTGACGCTGTGGCTCACCAACGTGATGCTCGGCGCCCCCCCTGAGGCCGCGCGCGCGGCCGTCGAGGCGGCCTGCGCGGGCCTCGCCGCGGAGCTGCCGCGCCTCGCCGGGCCGGCCGTGTTCGTGTCGAACGAGGTCGGCTGGGGCATCGTGCCGGACAACCGCCTCGCCCGCGACTTCCGCGACGCGCAGGGGCGGCTGAACCAGCGGATGGCGGAGGCCTGCGGGCGCGTCGTGCTGGTGGCGGCCGGGCTCCCGCTGGTGCTGAAGGGGGGCGTCACCCCGCCGTGA
- a CDS encoding GNAT family N-acetyltransferase, protein MDEAIAGPEARALIEIRRLVPGDAPAYVAFRLAALAVHPAAFTSSAEEERMRPLSWAEARIRDPARPDDFILGAFAGERLAGTAGLKRGVRPKERHKATLFGMAVAQEAGGRGIGGLLVDRLVAEARAVPGLLQVGLTVSEGNAAAERLYAARGFVVFGREPRGVIVDGVPIAKLHMALMLDAPAAGG, encoded by the coding sequence ATGGACGAGGCGATCGCCGGACCGGAGGCCCGCGCCTTGATCGAGATCCGCCGCCTCGTCCCCGGCGACGCACCGGCCTACGTCGCCTTCCGCCTCGCCGCCCTGGCGGTCCACCCCGCCGCCTTCACCTCCAGCGCCGAGGAGGAGCGGATGAGGCCGCTGTCCTGGGCGGAGGCGCGCATCCGGGACCCCGCCCGGCCCGACGACTTCATCCTCGGCGCCTTCGCGGGCGAGCGCCTCGCCGGCACGGCGGGGCTCAAGCGCGGCGTGCGGCCGAAGGAGCGCCACAAGGCGACGCTGTTCGGAATGGCGGTGGCACAAGAGGCGGGGGGCCGGGGGATAGGCGGCCTGCTGGTCGACCGCCTCGTTGCGGAGGCGCGCGCGGTCCCGGGGCTGTTGCAGGTCGGGCTCACGGTGTCGGAGGGCAACGCCGCGGCCGAGCGGCTCTACGCGGCGCGGGGCTTCGTCGTCTTCGGGCGCGAGCCGCGCGGCGTGATCGTGGACGGCGTCCCGATCGCCAAGCTCCACATGGCGCTGATGCTGGACGCCCCCGCGGCGGGCGGCTAG
- a CDS encoding bile acid:sodium symporter family protein, producing MPLGRLLSRVKFDYYLLALLATVAIAAVLPARGAAAPIAKYAVYAAVFLLFFLYGARLSTQAVVQGISHWRLQSLVLLSTFALFPLIGLGLTAALSRWLPVDLAAGLMFVCVLPSTVQSSIAFTSIARGNVPAALCSASVSNLAGMVLTPLLVAALLATHGSGFSLKALTDIALELLLPFGLGQVLRPWVGPWITRQKHVLSYVDRGSILLVVYAAFGESVVAGVWSHMDPWSLVLVFALDAALLALVLALTTVVSRTLGFSKEDEITIVFCGSKKSLASGIPMANILFPGAAVGAIVLPLMIFHQIQLFACATLAQRYARRPLEAPASVEGAPVRA from the coding sequence ATGCCGCTCGGCCGCCTCCTGTCCCGCGTGAAGTTCGATTACTACCTGCTGGCGCTGCTCGCCACGGTGGCGATCGCGGCCGTGCTGCCGGCGCGGGGCGCGGCCGCGCCGATCGCCAAATACGCCGTCTACGCGGCCGTGTTCCTGTTGTTCTTCCTGTACGGCGCGCGCCTGTCCACGCAGGCGGTGGTGCAGGGCATCTCCCACTGGAGGCTGCAGAGCCTCGTGCTGCTGTCGACCTTCGCGCTGTTCCCGCTGATCGGCCTCGGGCTGACGGCGGCGCTGTCGCGCTGGCTGCCGGTGGACCTCGCCGCCGGGCTGATGTTCGTCTGCGTGCTGCCGTCCACCGTGCAGTCGTCCATCGCCTTCACGTCGATCGCGCGCGGCAACGTGCCGGCGGCGCTGTGCAGCGCCTCGGTGTCGAACCTCGCCGGTATGGTGCTAACGCCCCTGCTCGTCGCGGCGCTGCTCGCCACCCACGGCTCCGGCTTCTCGCTGAAGGCGCTGACCGACATCGCCCTGGAGCTGCTGCTGCCCTTCGGCCTCGGCCAGGTGCTGCGCCCCTGGGTGGGTCCGTGGATCACGCGGCAGAAGCACGTCCTGTCCTACGTCGACCGCGGCTCGATCCTGCTCGTCGTCTACGCGGCCTTCGGCGAGAGCGTGGTGGCGGGCGTGTGGAGCCACATGGACCCGTGGAGCCTCGTGCTGGTCTTCGCGCTCGACGCCGCCCTGCTGGCCTTGGTGCTGGCGCTCACCACGGTCGTGAGCCGGACCCTCGGCTTCTCCAAGGAGGACGAGATCACCATCGTGTTCTGCGGCTCGAAGAAGAGCCTGGCCTCGGGCATCCCCATGGCCAACATCCTGTTCCCCGGCGCGGCCGTGGGCGCGATCGTGCTGCCGCTGATGATCTTCCACCAGATCCAGCTCTTCGCCTGCGCGACGCTGGCGCAGCGCTACGCGCGCCGGCCCTTGGAGGCCCCGGCCTCCGTCGAGGGTGCGCCCGTCAGGGCGTGA
- a CDS encoding YggT family protein: protein MRALLEIVLLVLNWYSYLIIAMAILSWLVAFDVINFRNDIVRSIWRFLEAVTEPALRPIRRVLPNLGGIDVSPVILLLIILFVQKLIVEYAYPAVY from the coding sequence ATGCGCGCGCTGCTCGAGATCGTCCTGCTGGTCCTGAACTGGTACAGCTACCTCATCATCGCCATGGCGATCCTGTCGTGGCTGGTGGCCTTCGACGTCATCAACTTCCGCAACGACATCGTGCGCTCGATCTGGCGCTTCCTCGAGGCCGTCACCGAGCCCGCGCTGCGCCCCATCCGGCGCGTGCTGCCCAACCTCGGCGGCATCGACGTGTCGCCGGTGATCCTGCTGCTGATCATCCTGTTCGTGCAGAAGCTGATCGTCGAATACGCCTACCCGGCGGTCTATTGA
- a CDS encoding MFS transporter encodes MSIEEAPRAAPGSAARVAESGVPGARLTGAQWRTIVLASLGGALEFYDFIVYGVFARAIAGAFFPNTDPLVGQVLAFSVFAGGYLARPFGGLMLGALGDRFGRRNVFLVSLGLISGSTVLMGLLPGYATWGAGAAFAMVALRLVQGLCLGGELPCAIVYAVETAPRRGGFACGVLFFCVNSGVSLAALVSLAINGLMAPEAAAAIGWRIAFVIGGATGLLSFLVRRRLHESSEYAAMRAAASRTPLRELFAGHAGALAIGAGTSAATAVFNGMMFAYLPAYLVGALHYTPAEASLAQNVGLATTSLGLLTVSALGDRMPRRLLLGAGAALLVVLAYPFFAALQARSLGLLPLFVLAGLVASLINGTFAMIAADLFPTRVRFSGVAVSYNISQTLFGGTVPLLAAALVSATGAATAPALIVAVFAAVALAASFGLKRREGWVGRAA; translated from the coding sequence ATGTCGATCGAGGAAGCCCCGCGCGCGGCGCCGGGGAGCGCGGCACGGGTCGCGGAAAGCGGCGTCCCCGGCGCGCGGCTGACGGGCGCGCAGTGGCGCACGATCGTGCTCGCGAGCCTCGGCGGCGCGCTCGAGTTCTACGACTTCATCGTCTACGGCGTCTTCGCCCGCGCCATCGCGGGCGCCTTCTTCCCCAACACGGACCCGCTGGTCGGCCAGGTGCTGGCCTTCTCGGTCTTCGCGGGCGGCTACCTCGCCCGGCCCTTCGGCGGCCTCATGCTCGGCGCGCTTGGCGACCGCTTCGGGCGGCGCAACGTGTTTCTGGTCTCGCTCGGCCTCATCTCGGGCTCGACCGTGCTGATGGGCCTCCTGCCCGGCTACGCGACCTGGGGCGCGGGCGCGGCCTTCGCCATGGTGGCGCTGCGGCTCGTCCAGGGCCTGTGCCTCGGCGGCGAGTTGCCCTGCGCCATCGTCTACGCGGTCGAGACCGCGCCGCGCCGCGGCGGCTTCGCCTGCGGGGTGCTGTTCTTCTGCGTCAACTCGGGCGTCAGCCTCGCGGCGCTGGTCAGCCTCGCCATCAACGGGCTGATGGCGCCCGAGGCCGCGGCCGCCATCGGCTGGCGCATCGCCTTCGTGATCGGCGGCGCGACGGGCCTGCTGTCCTTCCTGGTGCGGCGGCGGCTGCACGAGTCGTCGGAATATGCCGCCATGCGGGCCGCAGCGTCGCGCACGCCGCTGCGCGAGCTGTTCGCCGGCCATGCCGGTGCGCTCGCGATCGGCGCCGGCACCTCTGCCGCCACGGCGGTGTTCAACGGCATGATGTTCGCCTACCTGCCGGCCTACCTCGTCGGCGCGCTGCACTACACGCCCGCCGAAGCCTCGCTGGCGCAGAACGTCGGCCTCGCCACCACGAGCCTCGGCCTGCTCACCGTCTCGGCGCTCGGCGACCGGATGCCGCGGCGCCTGCTGCTCGGCGCCGGCGCGGCGCTGCTCGTCGTGCTGGCCTACCCGTTCTTCGCGGCGCTCCAGGCGCGAAGCCTCGGCCTGCTGCCGCTGTTCGTGCTGGCCGGCCTCGTGGCCTCGCTGATCAACGGCACCTTCGCCATGATCGCGGCCGACCTGTTCCCGACGCGGGTGCGCTTCTCGGGCGTGGCAGTGAGCTACAACATCTCGCAGACGCTGTTCGGCGGCACGGTGCCGCTCCTCGCCGCGGCGCTGGTGAGCGCCACGGGCGCCGCGACCGCGCCCGCGCTGATCGTGGCGGTCTTCGCCGCCGTGGCGCTCGCGGCGAGCTTCGGGCTGAAGCGCCGCGAGGGGTGGGTCGGGCGAGCCGCCTGA
- a CDS encoding cytochrome c biogenesis CcdA family protein: MPTHVSFPAAVLAGLISFLSPCVLPLVPPYLCFMAGTTLEELQGGDAARSRRGAFLASLLFVAGFSTVFVALGATASAFGTLLRQYGEALSIVAGVAIIVMGLHFVGLFRLGVLYRQARVEVSRPPGLWSAYAMGLAFAFGWTPCIGPILAAILAVAGSAATVGNGAALLLAYSLGLGVPFVLAAVAMGTFTAFLRGFRRHFHTVERVAGAALVVTGIAFLSGGMQQLSFWLIETFPGLARLG, encoded by the coding sequence ATGCCGACACACGTCTCGTTCCCGGCCGCGGTCCTGGCCGGGCTGATCTCGTTCCTGAGCCCCTGCGTGCTGCCGCTGGTGCCGCCCTACCTGTGCTTCATGGCGGGCACGACCCTGGAGGAACTCCAGGGCGGCGACGCGGCGCGGTCGCGGCGCGGCGCCTTCCTGGCGAGCCTGCTCTTCGTCGCGGGTTTCTCCACGGTCTTCGTGGCGCTGGGCGCGACCGCCTCGGCCTTCGGCACGCTGCTCCGGCAATACGGCGAAGCGCTGTCGATCGTGGCGGGCGTCGCCATCATCGTCATGGGCCTGCACTTCGTCGGCCTGTTCCGGCTCGGCGTGCTGTACCGGCAGGCGCGCGTCGAGGTGAGCCGGCCGCCGGGGCTGTGGAGCGCCTACGCGATGGGCCTCGCCTTCGCGTTCGGCTGGACGCCCTGCATCGGCCCGATCCTCGCCGCCATCCTGGCCGTGGCGGGCTCGGCCGCGACGGTGGGCAACGGCGCGGCGCTGCTTCTCGCCTACTCGCTGGGGCTCGGGGTGCCCTTCGTGCTGGCCGCCGTGGCCATGGGCACCTTCACGGCCTTCCTGCGCGGCTTCCGGCGCCACTTCCACACGGTGGAACGCGTAGCGGGCGCGGCGCTGGTCGTGACCGGCATCGCCTTCCTGTCGGGCGGCATGCAGCAGCTGTCGTTCTGGCTGATCGAGACGTTTCCGGGCCTGGCGCGGCTGGGGTGA